The sequence TGTAATTGACTGGGCTTGGACATAAATGTGGCAtaaattttttcattatttttcatttttacttaaattttttttcatttttttccttttttttctttttacttttttttttttacataatcatttagttacataatcaagactcgacacttcacctgaaatattgatcgattcgaacgagttcgagtaaaactgatgaaaaggaacttcgtcctttggaatcgagacacggaaaaatttagttattacataatcaaatttagttattacataataaaatttagttattacatgatcaaaatttagttacataatcaagactcgacacttcacctgaaatattgatcgattcgaacgagttcgagtaaaactgatgaaaacggaacttcgtcctttggaatcgagacacgacaaaatttagttattacataatcataatttagttattacataatcaaatttagttattcatgatcaaaatttagttacataatcaagactcgacacttcacctgaaatattgatcgattcggaacgagttcgagtaaaactgatgaaaacggaacttcgtcctttggaatcgagacacgaaaaatttagttattacataatcaaaatttagttattacatgatcaaaatttagttacataatcaagactcgacacttcacctgaaatattgatcgattcggaacgagttcgagtaaaactgatgaaaacggaacttcgtcctttggaatcgagacacaaaatttagttattacataatcaaatttagttattacataatcaaaatttagttatacatgatcaaaatttagttacataatcaagactcgacacttcacctgaaatattgatcgattcgaacgagttcgagtaaaactgatgaaaacggaacttcgtcctttggaatcgagacacgacaaaatttagttattacataatcataatttagttattacataatcaaaatttagttatacatgatcaaaatttagttacataatcaagactcgacacttcacctgaaatattgatcgattcgaacgagttcgagtaaaactgatgaaaacggaacttcgtcctttggaatcgagacacaaaaatttagttattacataatcataatttagttattacataatcaaaatttagttatacatgatcaaaatttagttacataatcaagactcgacacttcacctgaaatattgatcgattcggaacgagttcgagtaaaactgatgaaaacggaacttcgtcctttggaatcgagacacgacaaaatttagttattacataatcataatttagttattacatcaaaatttagttataacatgatcaaaatttagttacataatcaagactcgacacttcacctgaaatattgatcgattcgaaacgagctcgagtaaaactgatgaaaacggaacttcgtcctttggaatcgagacacgacaaaatttagttattacataatcataatttagttattacataatcaaaatttagttattacatgatcaaaatttagttacataatcaagactcgacacttcacctgaaatattgatcgattcggaacgagttcgagtaaaactgatgaaaacggaacttcgtcctttggaatcgagacacgtaaaaatttagttattacataatcaaaatttagttattacataatcaagactcgacacttcacctgaaatattgatcgattcagaacgagttcgagtactaatttaattttaatcgaataatttataatttaattttaattgaataatttataattaactataatttaattttaattaaatttgtgtgGGGAAATAATttaacttttaaaaaaaaaaagacaaacacaTGCTCGGTTTTGATGTTAACAATGTAAAATGGGTATCTTCTCAAACAGGCATGTACGCCTATCAGTTCATCCCTAAAATCTCTAAATCACTTCATCCATATCTCTCTATCTTAAGGAAAAAAATTCTCCAACTGATATTCTGGCAGAAAATAAGGGGATTTTTAGGGAAGATTTAGTCTTCAATTTTGGAAATATTTCTGCACCTCCATAGGATGAAAATCTGATGAAATCAAGAATATTGAGAACATCTAGCGGTAATAATCCCagtcaattatttttttatttgaaccctaacctttttattttggggttgaaatcaaaagaaataacttttGGGCGGGATTATTGCCCCTTGATGTTTTAGAATATCTATAGATTCAACCCTAAAATCAGTCTGATTTACTCCCATCTTAGGTATGTTGTAGCATTCATTCTTAGATTGCTGAAATTCTCATTATACTAGATGATTTTTGCGTAGTAATAAGTGTTACTATgttagttttttgaattttgttgtAACCCATTGCACTCTGTGTTAGCTTCATCTGGTTCCCTTGATGTTAGTCAACATTGATGCTCTCTGAATTTGTTAGTCCTGACAATCTCTTTTGAGCAACCAGGTACTTGTGAGGCTGAAATACAAACCAAGGAGGGGGTAAGAAGGAGCATCACAATATGTGGTAGTGCCTAAACCCAGTTTATACTGGAGGTATCATTCTCAAACCTTAAAGTTATTATCTCTGATAATTATCATGATAGCTTGTTGAACTGTAACCtcattgtaatttagttaaacctcTGAACTTTTCATGCTCTGTCTTGAATGATATACCCCATGTTTGCCTGAAATGTTGTTAACTCCTGCAACATATAGAATCTGTTGAGTAAAGTTTGTGTCTGAAGTTTGTGCACTAAAATTCTTTTTCGCTGCACTAAAGTTTGTGTCTATTATTTTTCCTGCAACATATAGAATCTGTGCTCACTATTGCTTTGTTGTTCAGTACATCATGTTGAATCTGTGAGCATGTTTCATAGAACTTATCTGGTGATGTTATCCTATTAGAGGGACTAGTAAAATGGGTAGCTAAATGGGTGATGTATTGTAGCTGAATGGGTGATGTTTCATTCAATCTGGTGATGTTTCATAAAACTAAATGGTTGATGTTATCCTATTTGTTTTTGAATCTGTAGCTAAATGGGTGATGTATTGTAGGTACATGTATTTGTTTTCAATCTGTTTCAGGGGTGTCATTATTCTTCAGTGAAAGCATTGAGTTTCCAGTtccatgagagatagatttagtGATTTGCTTTATGTATAATACTATCGTGCAGTTTCGAGCATTTTCAGTTAAGACCTTTGGAAGAATTTGAAAATTTGCAATGATAAAATTCTTAACTTTTTGCAACAGTTGCCTGGGATTTGTTGTTTCTGGATCTAATTTCTACTAAATCAGCACTTTGAGACGAGGAGAGAAAAGCCAGAAAAGGAAGGCATTTTTTTAAAGAATCACTAAAACTGACTCAAAGTTACTTATAGGTATGTTTTTCAAGCCTTGATGTACTATGCACCAGTGTTAAGTACTTcgtatttttttctcattgtcatTGTGCAATCATTCTTCATGAACATTAGAGCTCTTTCTCGACAGATGTGACTTCACATCtgtctaaagaagaagatttgagcTCCCAGAGATATAAAAGTTGCCAACTATGTCAATTATAGAACTAGGGACATACTACTTATGATATGATATTTCTAAGTTAATCAATTAGAGTACTTATTTGAAATGACATTTTGATTTCTAAGTTAATCAATTAGAGCACAGATCAGTGTTTACTCTAATTTAACAAACACACTGACCCTAGAGCTGCTGCAATTCATTCTCGCGAAATCTCCCAACTGCGGCTGACATACAGACCCTTCAGTATGTGTTATTCCAAAACTTGAAATGACTCCATTTACTGAAAGTACTAGACCAATTTTCCTGAGTTAATACTGGATGTCTGATTATGGGTTTGTGTGGCATGATTATCGGTTTGTATGAGGGAAATTGCATATTGCCTGTTTCATCTGTTATTACCATGTTTGTCCATATAAATTTTTTATGTTTCAAATGGTGCTGAATTTATTGGTAATTTCAAGACTTGTATGTCTAAATTGTCAAGTTAGGGGATAACTATTATTTTGAAATGAAACATATTTATTAGTTAATACTAAGCTTGTATTTCTGAATTGATTTATCAGTTTTTGCTTTCATTGGAGTGCAACTGATGGATCTACTGGTCTCTTTGCGTTTCAGAATGGATAAATCCTGGATGAGTACTGATAGAACGAAGAAACGTTATAGAGAAGGAGTTGCGGCGTTTCTGCGGTATGCTGTCAACCATCTCAAGGAGGAGGGTGAGACATATGATGAATTTCTTATGTTGTGTCCGTGTACAAATTGTTTAAATCTCTGTGCATGCTCCGTTGGCGACGTAGAAGATCATTTATTCGTAAATGGAATCGATCAAACGTATACTATTTGGAATAAGCATGGGGAAAAGGATGAGGCAATAACTAGTAGTAAGCCAGTTAACGTCAACAATGGTATGCACGCTGAATTTGAAATGGGAACTCCCACTGATGCTCCAGACGAAGATTTTGGAATGGGAACTCCCACTGATGCTCCAGACACTATAGATATGATGCAGGCTGCAGAAGAGTTCGCAGATGACCCTATAAAGTTTAAAAAGTTACTTGAAAATGCTGAAAAGCCCTTATACGAAGGATGTCCCAACTTCACAAAGTTGTCTGCAATTGTGCAGTTGTTTAAGTTGAAGAGTAAGCACGGTGCATCAGACAtgttttttaatgaattgttacCCTTGTTAAAGGACATGCTTCCCAAAGAAGGTAATTTAATGGCGAGGAGTACATATCAggcaaaaaaaatattgaaatcaATGGGTTCAGGGTACACAAAGATACATGCATGTATCAACAACTGCATTCTTTATTGGAATGAGTACAAGGATGAAAAAGTGTGTCCTACTTGTAAAGCACCCAGATGGAAAGTTGACAGGGATGGTAAAGTTTACGAGAATGTTCCAGCAAAGGTATTGTGGTACTTCGACATCATCCCAAGATTTCAGCGGCTGTTTCAATCGAAGCACACAACAAAAGATTTGATATGGCACGATACCACTAGAAACAAAGACGGTGTTTTACGTCATCCGGCAGACTCACATGCTTGGAGAGAGATAGATAACAATTTCCCAGAAATTAAAGGTGATCCAAGAAATCTGCGGTTAGCTGTTTCGGCTGATGGAGTTGATGTAAACACAGGCACCAAACATCACAGTGTATGGCCAGTTTTGgttgtgatttacaaccttccaccggggctgtgtatgaagagaaagttcatcaTGTTGTCGTTACTTATAGATGGTGCGCCAGGAAACAACATCGATGTCTTTTTAGAACCTCTTGTTAAAGATTTTCAATTCTTATTTGAGAAGGGAAAGAGAACATGGGATGCATATGCCCAAGaaatgtttactctacgtgcagTTGTTTTGTGGACGATAAACGATTATCCTGCTCTTGGTACACTATGTGGTTGTCGCTACGCTGGATATCATGGTTGTGTGGTGTGTCGTAAAAAAACGCACAGTATTAGGCTtcatgactcaaacaagaatgttTATGTTGGTTATAGAAGATTTTTACCCTATGAGCATCCGTTCAGAAGGCAGAAGGGGGCATTTGGCGGAAAACAAGAGTGGGAGACTGCTCCAGAACCAATGACCGGGGAAGAAATATATGAGGAGGTAAAATGTATAAAGAATTCATGGGGAAAGAAGGGGACGAATACTCAAGGGGAAGACGTGCAGGCTACACCTGGaaaaggtggaaagatgaagcgcatcggaaaaacgaaaattgagcgcatcagaaaaatatcaaaagaagTCGATAGGTCAGGTGAGGAAGAGGAAGGCAGGGAAACCACTTACTGGAGCAAGTACAACATATGGCAGCGACTACTTAGATATTGGCGCTATAATGATGTCCAACATTGTATTGATTTCATGCATGTCGAAAAGAATGTGGGACAAAGTCTTGTTGGAACGTTGCTGCACAAcgggaatacaaaagatggattaaACGCCAGAAAGGATTTGGTGCGTTTGGGGTTAAAATCGGAGTTACACCCTAAGACAGATGACAAAGGAACGATACTTCCCGCAGCATGTTATACATTAACTACGGAAGAAAAAGACATATTCTTGGAGACACTATCCGAGTTAAGAGTTCCAGAAGGGTATTGTTCGGATTTTTCCACCCTTGTGAACCTAAAAGAGCGTAAGCTGATCGGACTCAAATCACATGATTACCATatgcttatgcaacaatttttgccCGTCGCTATTCGATCAATTATGCCTACACCTGtgagatatgctattatcaggttttgtttctttttcagatcaATATCTGCCAAAGAAATCATGGTGGAAGAGCTAGATAAATtgcaagaggatctctgtgtgacGTTATGCTtactagagaagtattttcttccatccttctttgacatcatgattcatttaactgtacatcttaccagggaagtgaagTTATGCGGTCCGGTttgctttcgatggatgtatcctttCGAAAGGTGTATGAAGGTTATAAAGGGGCATGTGCGAAACAAGAATCAACCTTGTGGATGCATTGCCGAAGAGAATGTTGCAGAAGAGACGATTGAGATATATTGTGAGTACCATAAAAGCATCAGGACAATTGGTATTCCACTAGATAGGCATAATACATCTCAGGAGGGAGAACCGTTATCAGCTGAAGAGCCGTGTATAGTTACCCCTGAACAGTTGAGACAAGCACATTTCTATGTAATGCAGAACACGCCTGAAATTGAGCCTTACATAGAGTAagtattaatttgtttttttttcctgtttttttccttttttttttttgtacaaagtATAATAACATTTGGTTATTGTACATACCAGCCGACACAAGCTATATTTGGAAACTAACTATTCTACTAAAAAGCGAGCATGGCTAGAGAAAGAGCACTCTAACACTTTTGGCGCTTGGTTAAAAAATGAGGTAATAGGTCATAGAAAAAGTGTCTTGTTTGATGTGTTATATTCCTTTAAACTCAAGGTTCATCCTAATAATGAATTTCAGGTTGAAAAAGAGTTGGCAGACGACAGAGAAAGTATCTCAGAGAACTTAAGATGGATATCACACGGCCCGCACTACGAGGTAACGAAATACACTGTATATCGCATCAATGGATATCTATTCCGCACAAGATCCCGTGATGGTAGAATTCACCAGAATAGTGGGGTTAGCGTTGCAGCAAATGACATGCACATATCTAGAGATGATGATGTTACATATGGTAAAGCCTCTTATTATGGTGTCTTGCAAGAGATATGGGAGTTAGATTACTGTGAAAGAAAAGTTCATCTGTTCAAGTGCAATTGGGTTGATAATAAACGTGGGGTCAAAAGAGATGCTCTTGGCTACAAGATTGTTGACCTTACTATGTTGGGATACAAAAATGATCCTTTTATTTTAGCCTcacaagctaagcaggtattttatgtcaaAGACCAGTTAGATAAGAAAAAGTCTATTGTTTTTGTGACACCTCCCAAAAATTATAGAGATGACGATGGCAACGATGAGGAATTCAGTACAGTAATCTTTTCTGCGAATGATAATATCTTGCCGTCTGTAGATCCACAAGACTTGGGTAAAGAATCCCGAAATGATTACTTCCGAACTGACTGCCGAGGTTTACTTATACGCAAGCCAAAATGACACACTCCCGCAGGTACATCGCTTTATTTCCTTTAATCTGTGGTTATTCGGTTAGTGACATGATATTGAAAGAACGATAAAGATGGAACTTATGTTTAATCCTGTTCCTTAGCATGCTTTCTGTATGTTTGCGTGCTTTATTCTTTGTAAAATGAATAACATCATTTTATCCGTGTCTCATATGGAACTTCAATTGAAATTTCTACTACTGTACTTTACAACTTGCTACTCTGGTCACTTTTAAATAGATATCCAAGAGAATGAGagttggtatgtttttgtcctaTTGCTTGAATATATTTATGGGCACATGCACTATAACTACATGTTGTACTTGTATTTCAGAAATCTTTTATACACTTCATAACATTACTCAAAGCATATGGTGAAATTGAATTCCAAGTACCCAAATTAGATTCGTAACCCTGTAGATATATGATGGAAACTCCAGttcattaaccacaaaaaaaaacatttaaaatgaTGGTGCTAAAGGTCTTATGGTTCTCAATTTTATGGTGAAAGCATTTGGGGGCGGACTGATGCTTTTTCCTAAGTGAATTGCATGGAGCGGTTCACTTGCTTGTGTGAGGAGTTTGTATTGTGTAGCCTGTGAATAATAGTGAATTTTAATCTCATTTTCCTTGTTCCAATTTAACCCTCAACCGTTTTGAATACCATACTTGACAGGGTTTTTCCCATATCTTGTGAAAGTCCTCTTTGTAAGAAGTCTTGACCACAATTTATGTTGAGTTGGGCTGACACCTTGTATTAATTGTTGTGCCCTCgttctttcttccttgttttttttgaACTCAGAACCCTATTTTCCTGTTGCAGGTTCGTTGTGGCTATTCAACACTCTACATTGTCCCTGAGCTTTGACGAAGTCATTTTTATGCCATCAGATGCCTCTATAAGTTTGACACTCGAATTGTAGGACACGAACTCTGCATCTAAAAcatcaagaatttgattatgggattgtTTTGTCTTGTTATATAAAGAGCAAAAGAAATGCATTCCTACTGCAATCGTAGTTTTGGAGTGGCTGGCTCCAAAATCAATTTGatgtaatatttttgtttttttcttttggaaagaggtaaataaaaaatattggttgtaGATCTAAATTTTTTCATTAAATATATTGGCTAAAAATATAAAGCTTTTGTGAATTGATAAGTTAAACAGGTTTGGTTGGTCTCACAGATGGCTCCTGTCGTTTGCAGTCCCTTCTAGATTtgtatgaaaagtttaagataTGGTTTCCTATTTTGGATTTTGGCATGGTTATATATCGGGAATTTTGGGAGAAAGTAACACAACAGAACTCCACTATACATGTtttattttcacaaaacaccCGGCTGCACCCGCTGTATTGCAATTACCTTGGAAGCCACAATCACTTGTAATGTATCCTTCTATACACCAGAGCTTGAGGTTTCTTTATTGCAGTGAACATGCATAAACATTACCATAGCATATGTTGCTTGAAAATTAAGCATACTAGGAGCATTTGGCCTAGAAAAGACTCGGTAACAACCATGGCTAGtactttaaaagttaaaattcaATCTCATGTGTCTAATGGATCCGACGCTATGTTCACAATTTGTTTTTCGTGTAGCCATATCATAATCCTCCCAAAATAAAATATGGAGTAACCATATGTCAATCTTTTGTCATGTTTGATATAATGTGTCAATTCCTTAGTATATGCGTGTCTAATAAACCAGAtattatggacacataaacaaaccaATGTGGCTAAATAAATCCTCTTTCCGTCACAGTCTAAAAGGTGTGTCTATTGTCATCCGACACTTTTGACACATACAAAATTATTTAATGTGGCCATATACGCATCTATGGCTACAtgtgattggattaaactgaaaaccatgaccaaacgATACCCTATGGATACAGTTGATGGGTTTAAGAATAAACCCATGACTAAATGGTGCACTATGGCTACATGGTAAAACAAAATGTGGCTATAGTTATACTGATGACCAATAGCCACACAAATAACCTGAAACGTGGCTGGACTGTACActaaaaaacgtggcctatgtgaaggtttgtactagtggtTTCCTTTCCAGGGATAGGATATTTATCAAATTACAGGACTGTATCTTGGGATTAACTGAGTTTGACATTCATCTATGTGTATGTGTACTAATTTTTGAGTGGTAACAGGCAAGAGTGTTAACGAAGCATTTGAATAGGCTCAATGCGCTTAAGCATTGGATGCTTGACAAGCTTGGTGGTATCTTCGTAAGAATCAATAGTCCCTTTCTTGTATATTAATATATTCATTTTTGATGTTtatttggattttggttttaatgaaATATTTTTATCTTCGTAGGCTCCATTCAGTGTGTCAAGATACGAGTGATACAAACACTACTATGTTTATCTGGCATAAATACATTTCTGCAAGTTTTGTTTGGAACCAGGTTACCGGAAGTCATTGGTGGTTTTTCTACCTATATTGTACCTATCCTTTATATTATCAGAGACTTATGTCTACAACGAATCATTGAACCTCATGAAGTAAGTTCCGCAGACAAACTTTGATTATCTCTCTACCTATTTCCATTTATGCTTCTTAACTTTGATGATTCAGCTAGATTTATGCACATGTATTTCTACTTGCAGAGATTTTTACACAGTATGATGGAAAATCAAGGAATCCTGATTGTATCTGTAAGTTTATATATCATACTGGGATATAGTCAAGTATGGGGGATTTTTTCACGGTACACATTCAATTCGTTTCTCAAGATTGTGCTGGCATATGTTCTAATTGCATCTTATTTACTTAGTTCTTCGTGATTGAATCACAGGTTTTTCAACCTTCTCGGTATGGCACATGTAGTTGGATTGGTTGGTTTGGGGTTATTTGAGCGTGTTAACATGGGTTAAGATACCGTAAGTACTCTTCTTCTCCACAACTTCTATAATTTTTCATATGCATTCTATTCGTAGAAAGTTGGTTATGAAATTTATTGGCATggtttatctcttttatatgcaTGAGGTATGAATTATCTTCGTCATTGTAACCCGCCAATTTTTCATTGTGATTTGAAGTCATCGAATCTGCTGGTTAACAAGAACT comes from Papaver somniferum cultivar HN1 chromosome 7, ASM357369v1, whole genome shotgun sequence and encodes:
- the LOC113296607 gene encoding uncharacterized protein LOC113296607, coding for MDLLVSLRFRMDKSWMSTDRTKKRYREGVAAFLRYAVNHLKEEGETYDEFLMLCPCTNCLNLCACSVGDVEDHLFVNGIDQTYTIWNKHGEKDEAITSSKPVNVNNGMHAEFEMGTPTDAPDEDFGMGTPTDAPDTIDMMQAAEEFADDPIKFKKLLENAEKPLYEGCPNFTKLSAIVQLFKLKSKHGASDMFFNELLPLLKDMLPKEGNLMARSTYQAKKILKSMGSGYTKIHACINNCILYWNEYKDEKVCPTCKAPRWKVDRDGKVYENVPAKVLWYFDIIPRFQRLFQSKHTTKDLIWHDTTRNKDGVLRHPADSHAWREIDNNFPEIKGDPRNLRLAVSADGVDVNTGTKHHSGKRTWDAYAQEMFTLRAVVLWTINDYPALGTLCGCRYAGYHGCVVCRKKTHSIRLHDSNKNVYVGYRRFLPYEHPFRRQKGAFGGKQEWETAPEPMTGEEIYEENVGQSLVGTLLHNGNTKDGLNARKDLVRLGLKSELHPKTDDKGTILPAACYTLTTEEKDIFLETLSELRVPEGSISAKEIMVEELDKLQEDLCVTLCLLEKEVKLCGPVCFRWMYPFERCMKVIKGHVRNKNQPCGCIAEENVAEETIEIYCEYHKSIRTIGIPLDRHNTSQEGEPLSAEEPCIVTPEQLRQAHFYVMQNTPEIEPYIDRHKLYLETNYSTKKRAWLEKEHSNTFGAWLKNEVEKELADDRESISENLRWISHGPHYEVTKYTVYRINGYLFRTRSRDGRIHQNSGVSVAANDMHISRDDDVTYGKASYYGVLQEIWELDYCERKVHLFKCNWVDNKRGVKRDALGYKIVDLTMLGYKNDPFILASQAKQVFYVKDQLDKKKSIVFVTPPKNYRDDDGNDEEFSTVIFSANDNILPSVDPQDLGKESRNDYFRTDCRGLLIRKPK